One window of Nocardia sp. NBC_00508 genomic DNA carries:
- a CDS encoding fused (3R)-hydroxyacyl-ACP dehydratase subunits HadA/HadB: MSDETAVTDPAALDVPTVGCRYRSCDYYEVGREKIREYARAVRNYHPAHWSEDAAADLGYDRLLAPPTFGAVPGYLAYAEVFDTILPGYDLSRMIQTDQMIEFHRPLLAGDRIGFEICLDSFRRAFGGDLIVLRQTILDQDDLPVATSRTSMVGRADSALPGSVDAVVMHGARPDIRRAHRPSRYVGPVTEPVREPRAVPASARARRFDAVVPGEELPPRTLTISRGDLVNYAGVAGDPNPIHWSAEFATRMGLETVVAQGMLTIGISVDLVTSWLGDPGALRAYNVRLTSPVHVGASGGRIEFRGRVKHLDAGARAATIAITAEHDGRKIFGRATAEVALA, translated from the coding sequence ATGTCCGATGAGACCGCGGTGACCGATCCCGCGGCGCTTGACGTGCCGACGGTCGGGTGTCGGTATCGCTCCTGCGACTACTACGAGGTCGGACGCGAGAAGATTCGCGAGTACGCCCGTGCGGTGCGCAACTACCACCCCGCGCACTGGTCGGAGGACGCGGCTGCGGACCTCGGCTACGACAGGCTGCTCGCGCCGCCCACCTTCGGTGCGGTCCCCGGCTATCTGGCCTACGCCGAAGTGTTCGACACGATCCTGCCCGGCTACGACCTGAGCCGGATGATCCAGACCGATCAGATGATCGAGTTCCACCGCCCGCTGCTGGCCGGCGACCGGATCGGCTTCGAGATCTGCCTGGACTCGTTCCGGCGCGCCTTCGGTGGCGACCTCATCGTGCTGCGCCAGACCATCCTGGACCAGGACGACCTGCCTGTCGCCACCTCGCGGACCAGCATGGTCGGGCGCGCCGACAGCGCACTTCCGGGTTCCGTCGACGCGGTCGTGATGCACGGCGCACGACCGGACATCCGGAGAGCGCACCGGCCCTCGCGGTACGTCGGCCCGGTCACCGAGCCCGTGCGAGAACCGCGCGCCGTACCGGCGAGCGCGCGCGCCCGGCGGTTCGACGCCGTGGTTCCCGGCGAGGAGCTTCCCCCGCGCACGCTCACCATCAGCCGCGGCGACCTGGTCAACTACGCCGGCGTCGCCGGCGACCCGAACCCGATCCACTGGAGTGCCGAGTTCGCCACCCGGATGGGACTGGAAACCGTTGTCGCCCAGGGCATGTTGACCATCGGGATCAGTGTGGACCTGGTCACCTCATGGCTGGGCGACCCCGGCGCCCTGCGCGCCTACAACGTGCGGCTGACCAGCCCGGTCCACGTCGGCGCGAGCGGCGGCCGGATCGAGTTCCGGGGCCGGGTCAAACACCTGGACGCGGGCGCGCGCGCCGCCACGATCGCGATCACCGCCGAGCACGACGGGCGCAAGATCTTCGGCCGCGCGACCGCCGAGGTCGCCCTCGCGTGA
- a CDS encoding AraC family transcriptional regulator, whose translation MSIDTAPAPVERYEFSSTDSAEITDYIDRMYAGNRTRFLDVPPEAAFAARGVATDTMATDRVHSAIGYATDAEPFEYLVFEHLIAGRYLLRGGEELLMRPGDVAMVPMGVGLSFEVHDLDMSLLRLPMDRVAAAAEGQVGAPAGGLRFHSAQPVSHAMGRYWRELVGVVHRELMDPDSSMCNPLVAEQTTAGIAAAALTTFPNTAMTVDYIRDPGPITPMALRRAIDHINANADQPLTLTDIADAGGVTTCALQHDFRRHYDTTPLGYLRRVRLERAHAELTAAEPETGQTVAAIAERWGFAHPARFAAAYTVRYGRPPTDTLHA comes from the coding sequence ATGTCGATTGACACCGCGCCCGCGCCCGTCGAGCGATACGAATTCTCCTCGACCGACTCCGCCGAGATCACCGACTACATCGACCGCATGTATGCCGGCAACCGCACCCGATTCCTCGATGTCCCGCCGGAGGCCGCGTTCGCCGCCAGGGGCGTCGCCACCGACACGATGGCCACCGACCGGGTCCATAGTGCGATCGGCTATGCCACCGACGCCGAACCATTCGAGTACCTGGTGTTCGAACATCTGATCGCGGGCCGGTATCTGCTGCGCGGTGGGGAGGAACTCCTGATGCGCCCCGGCGACGTCGCGATGGTCCCGATGGGTGTCGGGCTGTCGTTCGAAGTCCACGACCTCGACATGTCCCTGCTCCGGCTGCCGATGGACCGTGTCGCCGCGGCGGCGGAAGGGCAGGTCGGTGCGCCTGCGGGCGGCCTGCGGTTCCACTCCGCCCAGCCGGTCTCGCACGCGATGGGACGGTACTGGCGCGAACTGGTCGGCGTGGTCCACCGCGAACTCATGGACCCCGATTCTTCGATGTGCAACCCTCTGGTCGCCGAGCAGACAACCGCCGGTATCGCGGCGGCCGCGCTGACCACGTTCCCGAACACGGCGATGACAGTCGACTACATCCGCGACCCGGGCCCGATCACTCCGATGGCCTTGCGTCGCGCGATCGACCACATCAACGCCAACGCCGACCAGCCCCTCACCCTCACCGACATCGCCGACGCCGGCGGAGTCACCACATGCGCCCTCCAGCACGACTTCCGCCGCCATTACGACACAACGCCACTGGGCTACCTGCGTCGGGTGCGCCTCGAGCGGGCCCACGCGGAGCTGACCGCCGCCGAGCCCGAAACCGGACAGACCGTCGCCGCCATCGCCGAGCGGTGGGGCTTCGCCCATCCGGCCCGCTTCGCGGCCGCTTACACCGTCCGTTACGGCCGGCCACCCACAGACACGCTGCACGCCTGA
- a CDS encoding eCIS core domain-containing protein, with protein MSEFVDRMTSDHHVRVPDVAQHAVDQVLRTPGAPMDLGTREFMEQRFRRDFAHVRVHVGRAAGQFADALGAKAFTVGHHMVFGPGAYAPEADDGKRSIAHELAHVVQQSRGGAPAPGLDAGHTLEYSADAVAGRITHASTVDVGGASAPGIARLAGETPWWKRKVAALYQQAAPVIAKVEQFVTAVNEAPSLSEVVARTVEEYAAKANPETKSGAALQSMSKVFTATAKVTSKPRRALVRGFIAGKPAAAVAEFQQDMDSGLKELKEATFSGIEAYEEGKFGDVPDPIMYPVDKVTGGKVSRFSRQVQGGLLKSLYTMGEGIVTIGVHPVRTIEGVAKIAEMVSPLPSPDTITNAVGFATDLVDPKLTAKDAAKRYLAAEEAEQQRRRTEMIALVKGLGENYLDAWKKERYGEIPGLLLGDVGSFFIGAGEARAATGAAKGAGTVGKLGDVAKLGEVGDVGKIAEGAKSLAPMAEGAKLAESAKGVEAAQLSKPALPKEIPAPIEPKTPAVPGLPGYRTPEVPPPVPDTPFFPAPEPRKPSIPPPEPKPVPAEPATPVPPEPRPVPPEPKTPVPPEPKVFPPTRRRRDPPPFRDWRDTLPANDNAIPTGSRPANDNAFAPKNAETAAQVEREVAEVAAVEEIPIKRAAGDFERHLPPGETLTTVDRPMAAASKRAAGQPLRTVGPTRPGGPGGPSATGRSLGGPARRPRRPAMPKEPPILPEGIRNRKITAREAIDFFEGNRRSYPAEIRQLIDDARRKPTKAAAVEIDSAVRNLYARRMNKALGYPDVGPRDQVIAPFRRSVKGHSPLAGEGGQFEALMEMGRDQRLPSLNLLAETKSGRLLDVDHFDPVTRTGREIKMPGALVGLSPPARAKIFDQIARHVEWTRDWGMRYTWELHSIDDLRGLQRAVRAYESWVPREISEILIHDILEAPGRGSHIRITVIE; from the coding sequence ATGTCCGAATTCGTCGACCGAATGACTTCCGACCATCACGTACGCGTGCCGGACGTCGCGCAGCACGCCGTAGATCAGGTGCTGAGGACACCCGGCGCGCCCATGGACCTGGGGACACGCGAGTTCATGGAGCAGCGATTCCGCCGCGACTTCGCCCATGTGCGAGTGCATGTCGGCCGTGCGGCGGGACAGTTCGCCGATGCGCTCGGCGCGAAAGCATTCACGGTCGGACATCACATGGTGTTCGGGCCGGGAGCGTATGCGCCGGAAGCCGACGATGGGAAGCGGTCGATCGCACACGAATTGGCGCACGTCGTGCAGCAATCCCGCGGCGGTGCGCCGGCCCCCGGCCTGGATGCCGGCCACACGCTCGAGTATTCGGCCGATGCGGTCGCGGGACGGATCACCCACGCATCGACGGTCGACGTCGGCGGGGCGAGCGCGCCGGGGATCGCGCGGCTGGCCGGCGAAACTCCGTGGTGGAAACGGAAAGTCGCCGCCCTCTATCAGCAAGCCGCGCCCGTGATCGCGAAGGTCGAGCAATTCGTCACCGCGGTGAACGAGGCGCCATCGCTGAGCGAAGTCGTTGCCCGCACAGTGGAGGAGTACGCGGCGAAGGCGAATCCCGAGACGAAGTCCGGTGCGGCCCTGCAGAGCATGTCGAAGGTGTTCACCGCCACCGCGAAGGTCACCAGCAAGCCGCGGCGCGCCTTGGTGCGTGGGTTCATCGCGGGCAAGCCCGCCGCAGCCGTCGCTGAATTCCAGCAGGATATGGACAGCGGCCTCAAAGAACTGAAGGAGGCGACTTTCTCCGGCATCGAAGCATATGAGGAGGGGAAGTTCGGTGATGTGCCCGACCCGATCATGTACCCGGTGGACAAGGTGACCGGCGGCAAGGTCTCGCGCTTCAGCCGCCAGGTCCAGGGCGGCCTGCTGAAGTCGCTGTACACCATGGGCGAGGGCATCGTCACGATCGGCGTGCATCCGGTCCGGACCATCGAGGGTGTCGCCAAGATCGCCGAAATGGTCAGTCCACTTCCGAGCCCGGACACGATCACCAACGCCGTCGGGTTCGCGACCGACCTCGTAGACCCGAAGCTGACCGCAAAGGATGCCGCGAAGCGCTATCTGGCCGCCGAGGAAGCCGAACAGCAGCGGCGCCGGACCGAGATGATCGCGCTGGTGAAGGGCCTCGGCGAAAACTACCTCGACGCCTGGAAGAAGGAGCGCTACGGCGAGATTCCCGGGCTGCTGCTCGGCGATGTGGGCAGCTTCTTCATCGGTGCCGGCGAGGCGAGAGCGGCTACCGGCGCAGCGAAGGGCGCAGGTACGGTCGGGAAGCTCGGCGATGTCGCCAAGCTCGGCGAAGTGGGCGACGTCGGAAAGATCGCCGAGGGCGCCAAGTCGCTGGCGCCGATGGCCGAGGGCGCGAAGCTCGCCGAGTCGGCGAAGGGCGTCGAAGCCGCGCAGCTTTCTAAACCAGCCCTGCCCAAGGAGATACCGGCGCCGATCGAGCCGAAGACTCCGGCCGTCCCCGGATTACCTGGATACCGGACCCCGGAGGTACCCCCACCGGTGCCCGATACGCCCTTCTTCCCGGCCCCCGAGCCGCGTAAACCGTCGATACCTCCGCCGGAGCCGAAGCCGGTGCCGGCCGAGCCCGCGACACCCGTGCCGCCCGAGCCCAGGCCGGTGCCGCCCGAGCCCAAGACACCTGTGCCACCCGAACCGAAGGTCTTTCCGCCTACCCGCCGCCGACGTGACCCGCCACCGTTTCGTGACTGGCGAGATACATTGCCCGCCAACGACAACGCGATTCCGACCGGCAGTCGTCCGGCCAATGACAACGCATTCGCGCCGAAGAACGCGGAAACCGCGGCACAGGTCGAGCGAGAGGTCGCTGAAGTGGCCGCGGTGGAGGAGATTCCGATCAAGCGTGCGGCCGGCGACTTCGAGCGCCATCTTCCACCCGGGGAGACCCTGACGACGGTGGACCGGCCGATGGCGGCGGCGTCGAAACGCGCGGCGGGGCAGCCCCTGCGGACTGTGGGGCCGACCCGACCGGGCGGGCCCGGTGGTCCGTCAGCAACCGGGCGATCGCTCGGTGGTCCGGCCCGACGGCCTCGGCGTCCGGCTATGCCCAAGGAACCACCGATCCTGCCCGAGGGTATCCGGAACCGGAAAATCACCGCGCGCGAGGCGATCGACTTCTTCGAGGGCAACCGGAGGTCCTATCCGGCCGAGATCCGGCAGCTGATCGACGACGCGCGACGCAAGCCGACCAAAGCCGCCGCGGTCGAGATCGATTCGGCTGTACGGAACCTGTATGCCCGCAGGATGAACAAAGCGCTGGGCTATCCCGACGTGGGCCCGCGCGATCAGGTGATCGCGCCCTTCCGCAGGTCGGTCAAAGGGCACTCGCCGCTGGCGGGCGAGGGCGGTCAGTTCGAAGCGCTCATGGAAATGGGGCGTGACCAGCGGCTTCCCTCGCTGAATCTGCTGGCAGAGACGAAGTCGGGCCGACTGCTCGATGTCGACCACTTCGATCCCGTCACCCGTACGGGGCGGGAGATCAAAATGCCCGGTGCGCTAGTGGGGCTGAGCCCTCCTGCGCGAGCGAAGATCTTCGACCAGATTGCCCGGCACGTCGAATGGACCCGCGACTGGGGCATGCGCTACACCTGGGAATTGCACAGCATCGACGACCTGCGCGGGCTGCAGCGGGCAGTTCGGGCCTACGAGTCATGGGTACCGCGCGAAATCTCCGAGATCCTGATCCACGACATCCTCGAAGCGCCCGGCCGCGGCAGCCACATTCGCATCACTGTGATCGAGTAA
- a CDS encoding Pvc16 family protein, which produces MIGHLDNMIRRLLMARIDGVDDEAQVRFQPPDDAWKQYVATQQKVALNVYLVDLRENRTLRSVERSYQLVGDEMQTGVAPRRVDLHYLITAWSPATPSPAVEPAIDEHDLLYRVAAVLAEAEPIVPRQVYAPAALPAGFPLSIAAAELPTVVLPADGFPKYAEFWGTMGGMHPWRPAVYLRLTVPIEFGARDTAPLVTSQMTGYRVEDGTGADVMVDIGGVVSDADGVPLPLAVVRVEQPRGVMLWEAESNESGRYIFRGLARGEYILRVRAAGFAECAAPIRVPGDGVDYYDVTLA; this is translated from the coding sequence GTGATCGGCCACCTCGACAACATGATTCGCCGACTGCTCATGGCACGGATCGATGGCGTCGATGACGAGGCACAGGTGCGGTTTCAGCCGCCCGACGATGCGTGGAAGCAGTACGTCGCGACACAGCAGAAGGTGGCGCTCAACGTCTACCTGGTGGATCTGCGAGAAAATCGGACACTTCGATCGGTGGAACGGTCGTACCAGCTGGTCGGGGACGAAATGCAGACCGGCGTGGCGCCGCGCCGGGTCGATCTGCACTACCTGATCACCGCGTGGAGTCCCGCGACGCCGAGCCCCGCGGTGGAACCGGCCATCGACGAGCACGACCTGCTGTACCGAGTTGCGGCGGTACTCGCCGAAGCTGAGCCGATCGTGCCACGGCAGGTGTACGCTCCTGCCGCCTTGCCCGCGGGATTTCCATTGTCGATCGCGGCCGCGGAACTGCCGACCGTGGTGCTGCCCGCTGACGGGTTCCCGAAGTACGCGGAGTTCTGGGGAACGATGGGTGGGATGCATCCGTGGCGTCCTGCGGTCTACCTGCGGCTGACCGTTCCTATCGAATTCGGTGCGCGCGATACCGCGCCGCTGGTCACGTCCCAGATGACCGGGTATCGGGTGGAGGACGGCACAGGCGCCGATGTAATGGTCGACATCGGCGGAGTCGTGTCGGACGCGGACGGAGTTCCGTTGCCCTTGGCCGTGGTTCGTGTAGAGCAGCCGCGCGGCGTCATGCTGTGGGAGGCCGAGTCGAACGAGTCCGGCCGCTACATATTCCGTGGATTGGCACGGGGCGAGTACATTCTTCGCGTCCGTGCGGCGGGATTCGCCGAATGTGCGGCGCCGATCAGAGTTCCCGGTGACGGTGTCGACTACTACGACGTGACGTTGGCCTGA
- a CDS encoding ATP-binding protein — protein sequence MTAVGDLRDRTRQSRVTGSELPFADALHRLDQRLAAAVDGIPAPNDPLVGGDCGPAFDWITRTYELTAFELDMLLVALSPEVDSRYGRAFALLQDDLTRTRPTVELTLNLLCANGCDIGRIRHVATDAPLRANRLLRVVPDPRDIEPALGSHYLVLDSQIADVLLGSSGLDRRLAGWCRIFPATEHGEPRWNAVRVERIRNGLSRAAPVYVYGPPGSGRRAAVRAAASAIGRPVLYGDLRRMPRPEVNEDALHCFLREAALFRAVAHLDGVDEIDETVWRRAVLRSVAGAGPVVLAGRQPWTAEPGFGVTPVSFGHLDADDRRACWLAHLESRAVAADDVNLLAQRFALTPGEIEAAAMASTGDTLPELTRAARLQTGHKLAALADRVVTVATWRDLVLPDDALASLRELCATVAGRERVLGDWGFGRTLSRGTGVTALFSGPSGTGKTMAAEVVANDLRLDLFRIDLSCVVSKYIGETEKNLRTIFAAAESANAVLLFDEADALMGKRSEVRDAHDRYANLEVAYLLQAMETYRGVAILATNLRHHLDDAFVRRLAFAVHFPFPDETSRLRIWQGIWPAATPLADDVDLAVLAQRYKLGGGNIRNIALAAAYLAQPQPIAMRHLLHAIRREYQKLGKVLDDADFDAGGDPT from the coding sequence ATGACGGCAGTCGGCGATCTCCGAGACCGGACACGGCAATCCCGCGTCACCGGTTCGGAACTGCCGTTCGCCGACGCGCTGCACCGGCTCGACCAGCGTCTCGCTGCCGCGGTGGACGGCATACCCGCGCCGAACGACCCGCTGGTCGGCGGCGATTGTGGACCGGCATTCGATTGGATCACGCGGACCTACGAGCTGACGGCGTTCGAACTCGACATGCTGCTGGTCGCGCTGTCACCGGAGGTGGATTCGCGGTACGGGCGAGCGTTCGCGTTGCTGCAGGACGACCTCACACGTACTCGACCGACGGTGGAACTCACGCTGAATCTGCTGTGCGCGAATGGGTGCGACATCGGGCGCATCAGGCACGTCGCCACCGATGCGCCGCTGCGCGCGAACCGGCTCCTACGCGTCGTCCCGGACCCCCGTGACATCGAGCCCGCGCTCGGGTCGCACTACCTTGTGCTCGATTCGCAGATCGCCGATGTGCTGCTCGGCAGCAGCGGTCTCGACCGGCGACTCGCGGGCTGGTGCCGGATCTTCCCGGCCACCGAACACGGCGAACCCCGGTGGAACGCGGTGCGGGTCGAGCGCATTCGGAACGGATTGTCCCGGGCAGCACCGGTATACGTGTACGGACCACCGGGATCGGGCCGCCGCGCCGCGGTGCGGGCCGCCGCGTCGGCGATCGGCCGACCGGTTCTGTACGGCGACCTGCGCCGGATGCCCCGCCCGGAGGTGAATGAGGATGCCCTGCACTGCTTCCTGCGTGAGGCGGCGCTGTTCCGCGCCGTCGCTCACCTCGATGGCGTCGACGAGATCGACGAAACCGTCTGGCGCAGGGCCGTATTGCGGTCGGTCGCCGGTGCCGGGCCGGTGGTGCTCGCGGGCCGGCAACCATGGACTGCCGAACCGGGCTTCGGAGTGACACCGGTGTCGTTCGGGCACCTGGACGCGGACGATCGCCGCGCATGCTGGCTGGCACATCTCGAATCACGTGCTGTCGCGGCCGACGATGTGAATCTGCTGGCACAGCGATTCGCGCTCACGCCCGGCGAGATCGAGGCCGCCGCAATGGCGTCGACCGGTGATACGCTCCCCGAACTGACCCGGGCCGCACGGCTGCAGACCGGTCACAAGCTCGCCGCACTGGCTGACCGGGTCGTGACCGTCGCGACCTGGCGCGATCTCGTCCTGCCCGACGACGCCCTGGCGTCGCTGCGGGAACTGTGCGCCACCGTCGCCGGACGCGAACGTGTACTGGGGGATTGGGGATTCGGCCGGACTCTCTCGCGCGGAACCGGAGTGACCGCACTCTTCTCGGGTCCCTCGGGGACGGGCAAGACCATGGCCGCCGAAGTGGTCGCGAACGACCTACGGCTGGATCTGTTCCGGATCGACTTGTCCTGCGTGGTCAGCAAGTACATCGGTGAGACCGAGAAGAACCTGCGCACCATCTTCGCCGCCGCGGAGTCCGCGAACGCGGTCCTGCTCTTCGACGAGGCGGATGCGCTCATGGGCAAGCGAAGCGAGGTCCGCGACGCCCACGATCGCTATGCGAATCTCGAGGTCGCATATCTGCTGCAGGCGATGGAGACCTACCGTGGCGTGGCGATCCTCGCGACCAACCTGCGACACCACCTCGATGACGCGTTCGTCCGGCGGCTCGCCTTCGCCGTGCATTTCCCGTTCCCGGACGAGACGAGCCGACTGCGTATCTGGCAGGGGATCTGGCCCGCCGCGACGCCTCTCGCCGACGATGTGGATTTGGCGGTACTCGCGCAGCGATACAAGCTCGGCGGCGGCAACATTCGCAACATTGCCTTGGCGGCCGCGTATCTCGCGCAGCCCCAACCGATCGCGATGCGCCACTTGCTGCACGCGATTCGGCGCGAGTACCAGAAGTTGGGCAAAGTACTCGACGACGCCGACTTCGACGCGGGCGGTGACCCGACGTGA
- a CDS encoding phage tail protein, with protein MTAPSSYFAHLPRIYRDNADLDALLKVFEKILSGRDDDVAAPHRAITERIDILHTLFDPATVERRLLPWLGSLVGLDLQPKWDDAMRRRAIGEIVGIYGQRGSRAGLARYLDLYSANAARQRITIDDAAKVLFCRIPGGGIAPIRALVTHGPVRFPQGTEIYPGLVSAECLAVTPDGTLVVGDSGEPGTNVAATQPASVWRMTRTGEFADFTGAPPKPRMLGAPGWEHPVALAVDPAAPNWALYVLDLRAGSYQLFRITRDQPFTATRITIPAAFQLNSPSAMLFEAGHLLVLDITDVIDVDLIPNPPLWKRRPLTGAMTPLSMTVTEVGDLYVTDGREQDGTATPAELLKVDRSNPGAWTVVRQLAQLPASENPLVAPVAIVEDRDGSLLVLDVGLKPLRSSAKPFLRTVVEPSAVYRVRLGQRVGALPRIERTSSTGRLVFPTAMVRFGRELYFTDRGDPNDPALGPDVTVRRNFRAASHEFGVTVHFDEDDTSVDYQRAVIQGVSEIVEQQRPAASWPWLMSAVGR; from the coding sequence ATGACCGCGCCCAGTTCCTACTTCGCCCATCTGCCACGGATCTACCGGGACAATGCGGATCTCGACGCGCTGCTGAAGGTCTTCGAGAAGATTCTCAGCGGCCGTGACGACGACGTAGCCGCACCGCACCGGGCGATCACCGAGCGCATCGACATCTTGCATACGCTCTTCGATCCCGCGACGGTCGAACGACGTTTGCTGCCCTGGCTCGGGAGCCTCGTGGGTCTCGACCTGCAACCGAAATGGGACGATGCCATGCGGCGCAGGGCAATCGGCGAGATCGTCGGCATCTACGGACAACGGGGCAGCCGGGCCGGGCTGGCGCGCTACCTAGACCTGTACAGTGCGAACGCCGCTCGCCAGCGCATCACCATCGACGACGCGGCCAAGGTGCTGTTCTGCCGGATCCCGGGCGGCGGCATCGCCCCGATCCGGGCACTGGTCACGCACGGCCCCGTCCGGTTTCCGCAGGGCACCGAGATCTATCCCGGTCTGGTGAGTGCCGAATGTCTCGCCGTGACACCGGACGGCACACTCGTCGTGGGCGATTCGGGCGAACCGGGAACCAATGTGGCGGCAACGCAGCCCGCGAGTGTGTGGCGGATGACTCGCACCGGTGAGTTCGCCGATTTCACCGGTGCGCCACCGAAACCGCGCATGCTGGGCGCACCCGGGTGGGAGCACCCGGTCGCGCTCGCTGTCGATCCGGCCGCGCCGAACTGGGCGTTGTACGTCCTGGACCTGCGCGCGGGCAGTTATCAGCTGTTCCGCATCACCCGCGACCAGCCGTTCACGGCAACCAGGATCACGATTCCTGCTGCATTTCAACTGAATTCGCCGAGTGCGATGCTGTTCGAAGCGGGGCATCTGCTGGTTCTGGACATTACCGACGTCATCGATGTTGATCTGATCCCGAACCCCCCGTTGTGGAAGCGCAGACCATTGACGGGCGCGATGACGCCGCTGTCGATGACCGTCACCGAAGTGGGCGACCTGTACGTGACCGATGGTCGTGAGCAGGACGGCACGGCGACCCCGGCGGAATTGCTGAAGGTGGACCGCAGCAATCCGGGCGCGTGGACCGTTGTCCGGCAACTCGCGCAACTGCCGGCGAGCGAGAATCCGCTCGTCGCGCCGGTGGCGATCGTCGAGGACCGCGACGGGTCGCTGCTCGTGCTCGACGTCGGATTGAAACCGCTGCGGTCGAGCGCGAAACCGTTCCTGCGCACGGTCGTGGAACCCTCGGCGGTATATCGGGTGCGGCTGGGACAGCGCGTCGGGGCGCTGCCGCGGATCGAGAGGACGAGCAGCACAGGGCGTCTGGTGTTCCCGACGGCGATGGTGCGGTTCGGTCGTGAACTGTATTTCACCGATCGCGGTGATCCCAATGATCCGGCACTCGGACCGGATGTCACGGTGCGCCGGAATTTCCGCGCCGCGTCGCACGAGTTCGGTGTCACCGTGCACTTCGACGAGGACGACACCTCGGTCGACTACCAGCGGGCGGTAATCCAGGGCGTCTCGGAGATCGTCGAACAGCAGCGCCCGGCCGCGTCCTGGCCGTGGCTGATGTCGGCGGTGGGCAGGTAG